A single window of Intrasporangium calvum DSM 43043 DNA harbors:
- a CDS encoding MaoC/PaaZ C-terminal domain-containing protein — protein sequence MFFEDFSVGQTFTSQGRTITETDVVLFAGWSWDTNPPHTDAESMRESRFGERIAHGMLGLSVAMGLASRLGIFEDSSIALLGIEGWRFHAPIRIGDTVHVTVEITGARRTSAGDAGILSRRFTLTNQHGDVVQSGDIGLMVRTRPPR from the coding sequence GTGTTCTTCGAGGACTTCAGCGTCGGCCAGACCTTCACCAGCCAGGGCCGCACCATCACCGAGACCGACGTCGTGCTGTTCGCCGGGTGGAGCTGGGACACCAACCCGCCGCACACCGACGCCGAGTCGATGCGGGAGAGCCGGTTCGGCGAACGGATCGCGCACGGCATGCTCGGACTGTCGGTCGCGATGGGCCTCGCGTCGCGGCTCGGGATCTTCGAAGACAGCTCGATCGCCCTGCTCGGCATCGAGGGCTGGCGGTTCCACGCGCCCATCCGGATCGGCGACACGGTTCACGTCACGGTCGAGATCACCGGGGCGCGGCGGACCAGCGCCGGGGACGCGGGCATCCTGTCGCGCCGGTTCACTCTCACGAACCAGCACGGCGACGTGGTCCAGTCCGGCGACATCGGCCTGATGGTCCGCACGCGCCCACCCCGTTAG
- a CDS encoding ABC transporter substrate-binding protein yields the protein MNTWSTRTVPGLAALVTAGLLLSACGAGGRPAGESSSGAPAAAEDVVGVTDTTIKVGAHYPLTGVAAPGYSEIPDGVKAYFDFVNAAGGIHGRQIEYIVRDDGYNPTNTSSVVNELVLKDEVFAIVGGLGTPTHSAVVDFLNDEGVPDLFVSSGSLGWGDRPAERPMTFGWQPDYEIEGKIIGQWIKENKPDARVGLFLQDDDLGVDGEKGVRRFLGDQIVETVRYTSGNTDVAPQLAKLQAAKADLIIGFNTPSYTALTQLVSMKLSYQPAWFYSSIGSDANLVGALLERFSEGAVKAGGKALDGVYTTEYIPGVDSPDNEWTKLWQKVWAANGNGKDLTNYRIYGMSHAYAFVQALQAAGQDVTRENIVTVLEEKGATFDGPQLAPFRYSKDNHLGIGGLQVTQLKGGAGTELTKVLVTDLGDTPITEDTSGAAQDAPPASGIPGN from the coding sequence ATGAACACCTGGTCAACGAGGACCGTGCCTGGCCTCGCCGCACTCGTCACCGCAGGTCTGCTGCTCTCGGCCTGCGGAGCCGGCGGGCGGCCCGCAGGCGAGAGCAGCTCCGGCGCCCCTGCCGCGGCCGAGGACGTCGTCGGCGTCACGGACACGACCATCAAGGTGGGAGCGCACTACCCGCTCACCGGCGTGGCCGCCCCCGGCTACAGCGAGATCCCCGACGGGGTGAAGGCCTACTTCGACTTCGTCAACGCGGCGGGCGGAATCCACGGCCGCCAGATCGAGTACATCGTCCGGGACGACGGCTACAACCCGACGAACACAAGCTCGGTCGTCAACGAGCTGGTCCTCAAGGACGAGGTCTTCGCCATCGTCGGTGGCCTCGGCACCCCCACGCACAGCGCCGTGGTCGACTTCCTCAACGACGAGGGGGTGCCCGACCTCTTCGTGTCCTCGGGCTCGCTCGGCTGGGGCGACAGGCCGGCGGAGCGGCCCATGACGTTCGGCTGGCAGCCGGACTACGAGATCGAGGGGAAGATCATCGGCCAGTGGATCAAGGAGAACAAGCCGGACGCCCGCGTCGGCCTCTTCCTCCAGGACGATGATCTGGGCGTCGACGGCGAGAAGGGCGTCCGGCGCTTCCTCGGTGACCAGATCGTGGAGACGGTCCGCTACACGTCGGGCAACACCGACGTCGCTCCGCAGCTGGCCAAGCTGCAGGCCGCCAAGGCGGATCTCATCATCGGCTTCAACACCCCGTCCTACACCGCGCTGACGCAGCTCGTGTCGATGAAGCTGAGCTACCAGCCCGCGTGGTTCTACAGCTCGATCGGCTCGGACGCGAACCTCGTCGGAGCCCTCCTCGAGCGGTTCTCCGAGGGCGCCGTCAAGGCCGGCGGCAAGGCCCTCGACGGGGTCTACACCACGGAGTACATCCCCGGCGTCGACTCCCCGGACAACGAGTGGACCAAGCTCTGGCAGAAGGTCTGGGCCGCGAACGGCAACGGCAAGGACCTGACGAACTACCGGATCTACGGTATGTCCCACGCCTACGCGTTCGTCCAGGCGCTCCAGGCCGCCGGTCAGGACGTGACCCGCGAGAACATCGTCACGGTGCTCGAGGAGAAGGGAGCGACGTTCGACGGCCCGCAGCTCGCCCCGTTCCGCTACTCGAAGGACAACCACCTCGGGATCGGTGGGCTCCAGGTGACCCAGCTGAAGGGCGGCGCCGGCACCGAGCTCACCAAGGTGCTCGTGACGGACCTCGGCGACACGCCGATCACCGAGGACACGTCAGGTGCGGCCCAGGACGCCCCGCCGGCGAGCGGGATCCCCGGGAACTGA
- a CDS encoding ABC transporter ATP-binding protein: MTASDLPGPPDVSGSLDPGTGGGAVLLEAQDVSVAFGGVIALREVSLEVRAGEVLGVIGPNGAGKTTLFNVACGFVRPDAGAISWKGRRLDRLQTHQLAGLGIGRTLQGLGLFHRMTVLENVMVGADRHARAGFLSGLLALSRGAKDERSLRDRAMAVLEELGIAAEASRHPEGLPYPVRKRVALARAMVGEPELLLLDEPASGLSNTEMDELAELIAHLRRSRSVMLVEHHMDLVMAVCDRLVVLDFGRVIASGRPDEVRDDPGVLAAYLGEASAPGAPAARRG; the protein is encoded by the coding sequence GTGACCGCGAGCGACCTGCCCGGACCGCCTGACGTGTCCGGCTCTCTCGACCCCGGAACGGGCGGTGGCGCAGTCCTGCTCGAGGCGCAGGACGTGAGCGTCGCGTTCGGCGGCGTCATCGCCCTCCGCGAGGTGTCCCTCGAGGTGCGCGCGGGTGAGGTGCTCGGCGTGATCGGCCCCAACGGTGCCGGCAAGACCACCCTGTTCAACGTCGCGTGCGGCTTCGTGCGCCCGGACGCCGGCGCGATCTCATGGAAGGGGCGCCGGCTGGATCGGCTCCAGACGCACCAGCTCGCTGGTCTGGGGATCGGCCGCACCCTCCAGGGGCTCGGGCTCTTCCACCGGATGACCGTCCTCGAGAACGTCATGGTCGGCGCCGACCGGCATGCCCGTGCAGGCTTCCTCTCCGGGCTGCTGGCCCTGTCCCGTGGAGCGAAGGACGAGCGGTCCCTGCGCGACCGGGCCATGGCGGTCCTCGAGGAGCTCGGCATCGCAGCTGAGGCGAGCCGGCATCCCGAAGGGCTGCCCTACCCCGTGCGCAAGCGGGTGGCCCTGGCGCGAGCTATGGTCGGTGAGCCAGAGCTGCTGCTGCTCGATGAGCCGGCGAGCGGCCTGTCCAACACCGAGATGGACGAGCTCGCCGAGCTCATCGCCCACCTGCGCCGATCGCGGTCGGTGATGCTCGTGGAGCACCACATGGACCTGGTCATGGCCGTCTGCGACCGCCTGGTCGTCCTCGACTTCGGTCGCGTCATCGCGAGCGGACGGCCGGACGAGGTCCGGGACGACCCTGGGGTCCTCGCGGCCTATCTGGGCGAGGCGAGCGCGCCCGGCGCGCCAGCCGCGAGGAGGGGGTGA
- a CDS encoding branched-chain amino acid ABC transporter permease: MATTVPASMRDRLSWRRLPPLARHLLVALVGLALIVVVIETAGSFRQGQLSSMAYLAIAAGGLTVLTGQSGQLSLGHGALMAVGAYTTALLLQSRAGAPPLVVVLAIATVVTLVVGVAVGIPAARLHGPYIAGATLSLAVAVPGVALYFSEQLGGEQGLTLRVPEAPVWLLDTMFFITGQELTGRKYVAYVAWFCLVLTYLLLANLGASRVGRRWRAVRDDEVAAAIAGINLGRARVLAFVVSAAAAGLAGAVMALVVRVSAPSGFTLTLSLGLLSAIVLGGLGSLLGALIGAAILTFLPQVVTSIGQDAGLSDLQAAELAPLVYGLTVILVILLAPAGLVGTIRSGLAHRRRPT; the protein is encoded by the coding sequence GTGGCCACAACAGTGCCGGCCTCCATGCGCGACCGCCTGTCCTGGCGCCGGCTCCCACCGCTCGCCCGGCACCTGCTCGTCGCGCTGGTCGGGCTGGCCCTCATCGTCGTCGTGATCGAGACCGCGGGCTCGTTCCGACAGGGACAGCTCTCGTCGATGGCCTACCTCGCGATCGCGGCAGGGGGGCTCACCGTCCTCACCGGCCAGAGCGGGCAGCTGTCCTTGGGACACGGGGCCCTCATGGCCGTCGGCGCCTACACCACGGCGCTGCTGCTGCAGAGCCGTGCAGGGGCACCGCCGCTGGTCGTCGTGCTCGCGATCGCAACCGTCGTGACGCTCGTGGTCGGCGTCGCCGTCGGGATCCCGGCGGCCCGCCTCCACGGTCCCTACATCGCCGGCGCGACGTTGTCGCTGGCCGTGGCCGTGCCCGGCGTCGCGCTCTACTTCTCCGAGCAGCTCGGCGGCGAGCAGGGCCTCACCCTGCGGGTGCCCGAGGCGCCCGTCTGGCTTCTCGACACGATGTTCTTCATCACCGGGCAGGAGCTGACCGGCCGCAAGTACGTCGCCTACGTCGCGTGGTTCTGCCTGGTCCTCACCTACCTGCTGCTCGCGAACCTCGGCGCGAGCCGGGTCGGTCGGCGCTGGAGGGCCGTCCGGGACGACGAGGTTGCGGCGGCCATCGCCGGCATCAACCTCGGCCGCGCTCGAGTCCTGGCCTTCGTGGTCAGTGCGGCGGCGGCCGGGCTGGCTGGCGCCGTAATGGCCCTGGTCGTCCGTGTCAGTGCACCGAGCGGGTTCACCCTCACGCTGTCCCTCGGTCTGCTCAGCGCCATCGTGCTGGGAGGCCTCGGCAGCCTGCTCGGCGCGCTCATCGGCGCCGCCATCCTCACGTTCCTCCCGCAGGTCGTCACGTCCATCGGGCAGGACGCGGGCCTCAGCGACCTCCAGGCGGCCGAGCTCGCCCCGCTGGTCTACGGGCTCACCGTGATCCTCGTCATCCTCCTCGCACCAGCCGGACTCGTCGGGACCATCCGATCGGGGCTGGCACATCGCAGGCGCCCCACCTGA
- a CDS encoding PucR family transcriptional regulator codes for MATGAGPRTSSAGKVEISAEDELAIQEAWAAVVPEADRIADEITRMLLAKDRGFYESIPAEIAADIRAGTRENIRRGLRNMSGQPQPEGRAVDLWRDTGRRRARQGIPLELVLSAYSLGVRVLWEALLERQRSQRLEVDERVLILAGHAVWSALDVQNAIIVEAYRSESLRMQRLDLRRRLSVLDRLAEGRGSDPAFAEEARQVLDLGSHDRVACVVAILGARAESPLRMPEDGLERIDVTSHWHIRGGHHFGLLVLGEHDVADVVRVLRPMTSGRVGIMASRTGLAGFATAFQLAARAAATLPEEGSGVVPAADRLPELLLARSREVTEFLVAEALGQILAQPDQHQRMLLDTLAAYLRHDLSPTHAAAELTCHRNTVIYRVRQLRALTRLDPHRPRDRMLLTLALIAIGRPPEGGPVAPAVTS; via the coding sequence ATGGCTACCGGCGCAGGGCCGCGCACCTCGTCGGCCGGCAAGGTCGAGATCTCAGCGGAGGACGAGCTCGCCATCCAGGAGGCGTGGGCTGCCGTGGTCCCGGAGGCGGACCGGATCGCCGACGAGATCACCCGGATGCTCTTGGCGAAGGATCGCGGCTTCTACGAGTCGATCCCCGCCGAGATCGCCGCAGACATCCGTGCCGGCACCCGCGAGAACATCCGGCGTGGCCTGCGCAACATGTCCGGCCAGCCGCAACCCGAGGGCCGGGCCGTGGACCTCTGGCGGGACACCGGGCGACGTCGCGCCAGGCAGGGCATCCCTCTCGAGCTCGTCCTCAGTGCCTACTCACTCGGTGTCCGGGTCCTGTGGGAGGCCCTGCTGGAGCGCCAGCGCAGCCAACGGCTCGAGGTCGACGAGCGCGTGCTGATCCTCGCCGGGCACGCGGTGTGGAGCGCGCTGGACGTCCAGAACGCCATCATCGTCGAGGCATATCGCAGCGAGAGCCTGCGGATGCAGCGGCTCGACCTGCGACGCCGTCTCAGCGTGCTCGACCGCCTCGCCGAGGGCCGCGGCAGCGACCCCGCCTTCGCGGAGGAGGCCCGGCAGGTGCTCGACCTCGGGTCGCACGACAGGGTCGCCTGTGTCGTCGCGATCCTCGGTGCGAGGGCGGAGAGTCCGCTCCGGATGCCCGAGGACGGGCTCGAGCGCATCGACGTCACCTCGCACTGGCACATTCGGGGTGGTCACCACTTCGGCCTGCTCGTCCTGGGCGAGCACGACGTCGCGGACGTCGTGAGGGTGCTCCGGCCGATGACCTCGGGACGGGTCGGCATCATGGCGTCCAGAACGGGCCTCGCCGGCTTCGCGACAGCGTTCCAGCTGGCCGCCCGGGCCGCTGCCACGCTCCCGGAGGAGGGTTCCGGCGTCGTCCCCGCGGCGGACCGCCTCCCGGAGCTGCTGCTCGCCCGCAGCCGTGAGGTGACGGAGTTCCTCGTCGCCGAGGCGCTGGGCCAGATCCTCGCCCAGCCCGACCAGCACCAGCGGATGCTCCTCGACACGCTGGCTGCCTACCTGCGGCACGACCTGTCACCGACCCACGCGGCCGCGGAGCTGACCTGTCACCGAAACACGGTGATCTACCGCGTCCGTCAGCTCCGCGCGCTCACCCGGCTCGACCCGCACCGACCGCGCGACCGCATGCTGCTCACCCTCGCGCTCATCGCCATCGGCCGCCCTCCCGAGGGTGGTCCCGTGGCCCCCGCAGTGACCTCGTGA
- a CDS encoding branched-chain amino acid ABC transporter permease has translation MQQLLTTTLTGLTLGMVYAAFALALVMIWRSTRIVNFAQAPMAMITTYVALTLIDAGQPFWLAFAAALASGLVLGAVVERVVIRPVEGGSEVNAVILTLGLFIVIHALAAVIFGARFRSFPAPFGLSGFRAGEVSIALTGFGIFTIVSVLVVMGLLVLLFRRTDLGLTMRAAAFNQEVARLLGVRVGRLLTLGWALAALVGSLAGLLIAGGSLVHPGYMDSVVVYGFVAAVLGGLDSPAGAVVGGLVLGLVLSLVSGLVSAALVPLAALVVLMVVLLVRPGGLFSTVTERKV, from the coding sequence GTGCAGCAGCTCCTCACGACAACACTGACCGGACTGACGCTCGGCATGGTCTACGCCGCGTTCGCCCTCGCCCTGGTGATGATCTGGCGCTCGACGCGGATCGTGAACTTCGCCCAGGCACCGATGGCCATGATCACGACCTACGTCGCGCTCACCCTGATCGATGCCGGTCAGCCGTTCTGGCTCGCCTTCGCGGCTGCCCTCGCTTCCGGGCTCGTGCTCGGGGCCGTGGTGGAGCGGGTGGTCATCCGGCCCGTCGAGGGCGGCTCCGAGGTCAACGCCGTGATCCTCACCTTGGGCCTGTTCATCGTCATCCACGCCCTCGCTGCCGTCATCTTCGGAGCGCGGTTCCGTTCCTTCCCGGCGCCCTTCGGGCTGAGCGGCTTCCGCGCGGGGGAGGTGTCCATCGCCCTGACGGGTTTCGGGATCTTCACGATCGTCTCGGTCCTCGTGGTGATGGGGCTGCTCGTGCTCCTCTTCCGACGGACGGACCTCGGCCTCACGATGCGAGCGGCAGCGTTCAACCAGGAGGTCGCCCGGCTCCTCGGCGTCCGGGTCGGCCGGCTGCTGACGTTGGGCTGGGCCCTCGCCGCGCTCGTCGGCTCGCTCGCCGGACTGCTCATCGCCGGCGGCAGCCTCGTCCATCCGGGCTACATGGACTCGGTCGTCGTGTATGGCTTCGTCGCGGCAGTGCTCGGCGGCCTCGACAGCCCGGCCGGAGCGGTCGTGGGCGGCCTGGTGCTCGGCCTCGTCCTGAGCCTGGTCAGCGGTCTGGTCAGTGCCGCTCTGGTGCCGCTCGCAGCCCTGGTCGTGCTCATGGTCGTCCTGCTCGTGCGGCCGGGAGGGCTCTTCTCCACCGTCACCGAGAGGAAGGTGTGA
- a CDS encoding ABC transporter ATP-binding protein yields MSVLELCDLTAHYGPVRALDGVSFRAGRGRITAVLGANGAGKTTMLRAISGLLPIQRGSVVLDGTDLRGVNTEELSRLGLAHVPEGRGVITELTVAENLRLGSLGRSRGAPEVALDAIYELFPVLGDRSNALAHVLSGGERQMLVIGRALIAAPKVLLLDEPSLGLAGRIVTHIFTTIRELVERDGLTVVLVEQNARSALSIADHGVVLNLGSVVAEDSAAALAQDEQLRHAYLGF; encoded by the coding sequence GTGAGCGTGCTCGAGCTGTGCGACCTGACCGCCCACTACGGGCCGGTCCGGGCCCTGGACGGGGTGTCCTTCCGCGCCGGCCGTGGGCGGATCACTGCCGTGCTCGGCGCCAACGGCGCGGGAAAGACCACGATGCTCCGGGCCATCTCCGGCCTGCTGCCCATCCAGCGGGGATCAGTGGTGCTCGACGGCACCGACCTGCGCGGCGTCAACACCGAGGAGCTGAGCCGGCTGGGTCTCGCGCACGTCCCGGAGGGACGAGGCGTGATCACCGAGCTGACCGTCGCAGAGAACCTCAGGCTCGGCAGTCTGGGCCGCAGTCGCGGCGCCCCAGAGGTGGCACTGGACGCGATCTACGAGCTCTTTCCCGTGCTGGGTGACCGAAGCAACGCCCTCGCCCACGTCCTCTCGGGTGGCGAGCGCCAGATGCTCGTCATCGGGCGAGCCCTCATCGCCGCACCCAAGGTGCTGCTTCTCGACGAGCCCTCCCTGGGTCTGGCCGGCCGCATCGTGACCCACATCTTCACGACCATCCGCGAGCTCGTCGAGCGCGACGGCCTCACCGTCGTCCTCGTCGAGCAGAACGCCCGCAGCGCGCTGTCCATCGCCGACCACGGCGTGGTGCTCAACCTGGGCAGCGTCGTCGCCGAGGACTCGGCTGCGGCACTCGCGCAGGACGAACAGCTCCGCCACGCCTACCTGGGCTTCTGA